Proteins encoded within one genomic window of Ranitomeya variabilis isolate aRanVar5 chromosome 4, aRanVar5.hap1, whole genome shotgun sequence:
- the LOC143765179 gene encoding uncharacterized protein LOC143765179 isoform X2, which produces MSQAVPIITSRPQVMTLSASMLFGTFLLAGLRTFAEKWRTMIRNCTFQDRTSTTVKGASALRSGLSFLPQLYTERNTTQTRRRSHHEMSQAIITSRPQVMTLSASMLFGTFLLAGLRTFAEEWRTMIRNCTFQDRISTTVKEHSVTRTVCRSVRSLRSRKQRHWTPKALILMPQLH; this is translated from the exons ATGTCACAGGCAGTCCCGATCATCACAAGCAGACCACAAGTCATGACCTTATCAGCCTCCATGCTGTTTGGCACATTTCTTCTAGCCGGACTGAGGACATTTGCTGAAAAGTGGAGAACAATGATTAGGAATTGTACCTTCCAGGACAGGACATCAACCACAGTAAAAG GAGCCTCAGCGCTGAGATCAGGCCTCTCATTCCTGCCGCAGCTCTACACAGAGAGGAACACGACTCAGACCAGGAGGAGAAGCCATCATGAGATGTCACAGGCGATCATCACAAGCAGACCACAAGTCATGACCTTATCAGCCTCCATGTTGTTTGGCACATTTCTTCTAGCCGGACTGAGGACATTTGCTGAAGAGTGGAGAACAATGATCAGGAATTGTACCTTCCAGGACAGGATATCAACCACAGTAAAAG AGCACAGCGTGACCCGGACAGTCTGCAGGTCAGTGAGGTCACTGAGAAGCAGAAAACAACGGCACTGGACACCAAAAGCG
- the LOC143765179 gene encoding uncharacterized protein LOC143765179 isoform X1 — translation MSQAVPIITSRPQVMTLSASMLFGTFLLAGLRTFAEKWRTMIRNCTFQDRTSTTVKGASALRSGLSFLPQLYTERNTTQTRRRSHHEMSQAIITSRPQVMTLSASMLFGTFLLAGLRTFAEEWRTMIRNCTFQDRISTTVKEHSVTRTVCRSVRSLRSRKQRHWTPKALNGMERNFHNQVTLD, via the exons ATGTCACAGGCAGTCCCGATCATCACAAGCAGACCACAAGTCATGACCTTATCAGCCTCCATGCTGTTTGGCACATTTCTTCTAGCCGGACTGAGGACATTTGCTGAAAAGTGGAGAACAATGATTAGGAATTGTACCTTCCAGGACAGGACATCAACCACAGTAAAAG GAGCCTCAGCGCTGAGATCAGGCCTCTCATTCCTGCCGCAGCTCTACACAGAGAGGAACACGACTCAGACCAGGAGGAGAAGCCATCATGAGATGTCACAGGCGATCATCACAAGCAGACCACAAGTCATGACCTTATCAGCCTCCATGTTGTTTGGCACATTTCTTCTAGCCGGACTGAGGACATTTGCTGAAGAGTGGAGAACAATGATCAGGAATTGTACCTTCCAGGACAGGATATCAACCACAGTAAAAG AGCACAGCGTGACCCGGACAGTCTGCAGGTCAGTGAGGTCACTGAGAAGCAGAAAACAACGGCACTGGACACCAAAAGCG